One genomic segment of Burkholderiaceae bacterium includes these proteins:
- the lpxD gene encoding UDP-3-O-(3-hydroxymyristoyl)glucosamine N-acyltransferase — translation MPLRIGAIVEALGGELSGDAERVVTRLAPLERARPDELSFLVDPRLAHLLPSTQAGCIIVGPAQAAAARRRGDCIVADNPHLYFARVTQLWRRTHGGAPRAGVHPSAVVEEGAHIDPSASIGAQCFIGRGARIGAGTVLKARVTVGEDCVIGARGLIQSGAVIGGEGFGFAPDAGRWERIEQLGAVRIGDDVEVGANTCIDRGALEDTVIEDGVKLDNLIQIGHNCHIGKHTAMAGCVGVAGSARIGAYCTVGGAGMILGHLTIADHVHISSASIVTRSILKPGHYTGFFPIDDNGSWEKNAAALKHIHALRDRVRALEKRRDGPSHA, via the coding sequence ATGCCGCTGCGCATCGGAGCCATCGTCGAGGCCCTGGGCGGTGAACTGTCGGGCGACGCCGAGCGCGTCGTCACGCGCCTGGCGCCGCTGGAGCGGGCCCGGCCCGACGAGCTGAGCTTTCTGGTCGACCCCCGGCTCGCGCACCTGCTGCCAAGCACGCAGGCCGGCTGCATCATCGTCGGGCCCGCGCAGGCCGCGGCCGCGCGCCGGCGCGGCGACTGCATCGTGGCCGACAACCCGCACCTGTACTTCGCCCGCGTCACCCAGCTGTGGCGGCGCACGCACGGCGGCGCCCCGCGAGCCGGCGTGCATCCCAGCGCCGTGGTGGAGGAGGGCGCCCACATCGACCCCAGCGCCAGCATCGGCGCGCAGTGCTTCATCGGCCGCGGCGCGCGCATCGGCGCCGGCACCGTGCTGAAAGCCCGCGTCACCGTCGGCGAGGACTGCGTCATCGGCGCGCGCGGCCTGATCCAGAGCGGCGCGGTGATCGGCGGCGAGGGCTTCGGCTTTGCGCCGGACGCCGGGCGCTGGGAGCGCATCGAGCAGCTGGGCGCGGTGCGCATCGGCGACGACGTGGAGGTGGGCGCCAACACCTGCATCGACCGCGGCGCGCTGGAAGACACGGTGATCGAGGACGGCGTCAAGCTGGACAACCTGATCCAGATCGGCCACAACTGCCACATCGGCAAGCACACGGCCATGGCCGGCTGCGTGGGCGTGGCCGGCAGCGCGCGCATCGGCGCCTACTGCACGGTGGGCGGCGCGGGCATGATCCTGGGGCATCTGACGATTGCCGACCACGTGCACATCTCCTCGGCCTCCATCGTCACGCGCTCCATCCTCAAGCCGGGCCACTACACGGGCTTTTTCCCCATCGACGACAACGGCAGCTGGGAGAAGAACGCCGCCGCGCTCAAGCACATCCACGCGCTGCGCGACCGCGTGCGCGCGCTCGAAAAGCGGCGGGATGGCCCGTCTCATGCGTAG
- a CDS encoding putative addiction module antidote protein has product METTKLRKWDSAEHLQTEEDMVLYLEACMEEAGDDAAFIAKALGNIARAKGMSQLARDTGLGRESLYKALSGEGNPSFGTILKVMHALGLKLQPQAAARA; this is encoded by the coding sequence ATGGAAACGACCAAGCTGCGCAAGTGGGACAGTGCCGAACACCTCCAAACCGAGGAGGACATGGTGCTGTACCTGGAGGCCTGCATGGAAGAAGCTGGCGATGACGCGGCCTTCATTGCCAAGGCGTTGGGCAACATCGCCCGCGCCAAGGGCATGAGCCAGCTTGCCAGGGACACCGGTCTGGGACGTGAAAGCCTCTACAAGGCCTTGTCCGGCGAAGGCAACCCGAGCTTCGGCACCATCCTCAAGGTGATGCACGCCCTGGGCCTCAAATTGCAGCCGCAAGCCGCTGCCCGCGCCTGA
- the rnhB gene encoding ribonuclease HII: protein MRSKRFLHAEQTPFDWDAPGLVAGVDEAGRGPLAGPVVAAAVILDPRQPIAGLADSKKLTARRRERLFDAIRAKALCCAVAEASVEEIDRLNILQATLLAMQRAVAGLRLPPAKVLVDGNRLPRLAMRAEAVVGGDARVAAISAASILAKVTRDRWCVEVDAQWPQYGFAAHKGYGTAAHLAALQAHGPCALHRRSFAPVAAALAQARVP from the coding sequence ATGCGATCCAAACGCTTCTTGCACGCTGAGCAAACGCCCTTCGACTGGGACGCGCCGGGCCTGGTGGCCGGCGTGGACGAGGCCGGGCGCGGGCCGCTGGCCGGGCCGGTGGTGGCCGCGGCCGTCATCCTCGATCCGCGCCAGCCCATTGCCGGCCTGGCCGACTCCAAGAAGCTCACCGCGCGGCGGCGCGAGCGGCTGTTCGACGCCATCCGCGCCAAGGCCTTGTGCTGTGCCGTGGCCGAGGCCAGCGTCGAGGAAATCGATCGCCTGAACATCCTGCAGGCCACCCTGCTGGCCATGCAGCGCGCCGTGGCCGGCCTGCGCCTGCCGCCGGCCAAGGTGCTGGTGGACGGCAACCGCCTGCCGCGGCTGGCCATGCGCGCCGAGGCCGTGGTGGGCGGCGATGCGCGGGTAGCGGCGATTTCGGCCGCCTCCATCCTGGCCAAGGTCACGCGCGACCGCTGGTGCGTCGAGGTCGATGCGCAGTGGCCGCAATACGGCTTTGCCGCGCACAAGGGCTACGGCACCGCCGCGCACCTGGCGGCCCTGCAGGCGCACGGTCCCTGCGCGCTGCACCGGCGCAGCTTTGCGCCCGTGGCGGCCGCGCTGGCGCAAGCGAGGGTGCCGTGA
- the rseP gene encoding RIP metalloprotease RseP, with protein sequence MLTTLIAFLAALAILIAVHEWGHYRVAVACGVKVLRFSIGFGPTLARWKPRRQHPGQDTEFVIAAFPLGGYVKMLDEREGPVAPEERHQAFNTQPLRSRALVVAAGPVANLVLAALLYALVNWVGVQEPRAVLAPPAAGSLAAQAGLQGGDLVERGALDGDELEPLASFESLRWLLTRGALDGQDVVLEVAGAAGTGRHRELRLPLSSLAGHDPDASLFRAIGITAPLSRPLIGEVVPGGAAERAGLQPGDLVRRMGDVVIDDGQQLRERIRASARDGEPRASDWQIVRGDQVMELSVRPDAVQEPGQPNQRIGRIGAMVGGAPEMVLVRLGPVDGLWSGVTRVWEVSALSLRLLGRMAMGEVSLRNLSGPIAIADYAGRSASLGLTYYLAFLAFISVSLGVLNLLPIPVLDGGHLMYYLWEAVTGKAVTGVWLERLQYVGMALLLSMMAIAMFNDIANRLG encoded by the coding sequence ATGCTGACCACCCTGATCGCCTTTCTGGCCGCTCTGGCGATCCTGATTGCCGTGCACGAGTGGGGCCACTACCGCGTGGCCGTGGCCTGTGGCGTCAAGGTGCTGCGCTTTTCGATCGGCTTCGGGCCCACGCTGGCGCGCTGGAAGCCGCGCAGGCAGCACCCCGGCCAGGACACCGAGTTCGTCATCGCCGCCTTTCCGCTGGGCGGCTACGTGAAGATGCTGGACGAGCGCGAGGGCCCGGTGGCGCCCGAGGAGCGCCACCAGGCCTTCAACACCCAGCCGCTCAGGTCGCGCGCGCTGGTGGTGGCCGCCGGCCCGGTGGCCAACCTGGTGCTGGCCGCGCTGCTGTACGCGCTGGTCAACTGGGTGGGCGTGCAGGAGCCGCGCGCCGTGCTGGCGCCGCCGGCGGCCGGCTCGCTGGCCGCCCAGGCCGGCCTGCAGGGGGGCGACCTGGTGGAGCGCGGCGCGCTGGACGGCGACGAGCTGGAGCCGCTGGCCTCGTTCGAGAGCCTGCGCTGGCTGCTGACGCGCGGCGCGCTGGACGGCCAGGACGTGGTGCTCGAAGTGGCCGGCGCCGCCGGCACTGGCCGTCACCGCGAACTGCGCCTGCCGCTGTCGTCGCTGGCCGGGCACGACCCCGACGCCAGCCTGTTTCGCGCCATCGGCATCACGGCGCCGCTGAGCCGCCCGCTGATCGGCGAGGTGGTGCCCGGCGGCGCGGCCGAGCGCGCGGGCCTCCAGCCGGGCGACCTGGTGCGGCGCATGGGCGACGTCGTGATCGACGACGGCCAGCAGCTGCGCGAGCGCATCCGCGCGTCGGCCAGGGACGGCGAGCCGCGCGCGAGCGACTGGCAGATCGTGCGCGGCGACCAGGTGATGGAGCTGAGCGTGCGGCCCGACGCGGTGCAGGAGCCGGGCCAGCCCAACCAACGTATCGGCCGCATCGGCGCCATGGTGGGCGGCGCCCCCGAGATGGTGCTGGTGCGCCTGGGGCCCGTCGACGGGCTGTGGTCGGGCGTGACGCGCGTGTGGGAGGTGTCGGCCCTGTCGCTGCGCCTGCTGGGGCGCATGGCGATGGGCGAGGTGTCGCTGCGCAACCTCAGCGGCCCGATCGCGATCGCCGACTACGCCGGCAGGTCGGCCAGCCTGGGGCTGACGTATTACCTGGCCTTCCTGGCCTTCATCAGCGTCAGCCTGGGGGTGCTCAACCTGCTGCCGATCCCGGTCCTGGATGGGGGGCACCTGATGTATTATCTTTGGGAGGCGGTGACGGGCAAGGCAGTCACCGGCGTCTGGCTGGAACGCCTGCAATACGTCGGCATGGCTTTGCTGCTGAGCATGATGGCGATCGCGATGTTCAACGACATCGCCAACCGGTTGGGCTGA
- the fabZ gene encoding 3-hydroxyacyl-ACP dehydratase FabZ has translation MMDIHRILEKLPHRYPFLLVDRVLDIDLQAKTIRAIKNVSVNEPCFTGHFPGRPVMPGVLMLEAMAQSCALLSFETEGVSLGDNQVFYFVGIDGARFKRPVEPGDQLVLHAALDRARAGIYRFNCKAMVGEEVACEAAIMCTMRDVG, from the coding sequence ATGATGGACATCCACCGCATCCTCGAGAAACTGCCCCATCGCTACCCGTTTCTGCTGGTCGATCGGGTGCTCGACATCGACCTGCAGGCCAAGACGATCCGCGCCATCAAGAACGTCAGCGTCAACGAACCGTGCTTCACCGGCCACTTTCCCGGCCGTCCGGTCATGCCCGGCGTGCTGATGCTGGAGGCCATGGCCCAGTCCTGCGCGCTGCTGTCCTTCGAGACCGAGGGCGTCTCGCTGGGCGACAACCAGGTGTTCTACTTCGTCGGCATTGACGGCGCGCGCTTCAAGCGCCCGGTCGAGCCCGGCGACCAGCTCGTGCTGCACGCGGCGCTCGACCGTGCGCGCGCCGGCATCTACCGCTTCAACTGCAAGGCCATGGTGGGCGAGGAGGTGGCGTGCGAGGCGGCCATCATGTGCACCATGCGCGACGTCGGCTGA
- a CDS encoding OmpH family outer membrane protein, with protein MSPFVRRLSVALLAGAALCAPAAWAQDVARIGFVNTDRLLREAAPAKAAQSKLEQEFSKREKEIDDASTALKTASDRFERESLTLSESQRQTRQRQLVDQDRELQRKRREFQEDLNARKQEELQQILDRANRIVRQLAESEKFDAIFQEAVYINPRLDITDKVIKALNGGK; from the coding sequence ATGTCCCCCTTCGTTCGTCGTTTGTCGGTGGCCCTGCTCGCGGGTGCCGCCTTGTGCGCTCCCGCCGCCTGGGCCCAGGATGTGGCCCGCATCGGCTTTGTCAACACCGATCGCCTGCTGCGCGAGGCCGCGCCGGCCAAGGCCGCGCAGTCCAAGCTGGAGCAGGAGTTTTCCAAGCGCGAGAAAGAGATCGATGACGCCAGCACGGCGCTCAAGACCGCCTCCGACCGCTTCGAGCGCGAGTCGCTCACCCTGAGCGAAAGCCAGCGCCAGACGCGCCAGCGCCAACTGGTCGACCAGGACCGCGAGCTGCAGCGCAAGCGCCGCGAGTTCCAGGAAGACCTGAACGCGCGCAAGCAGGAGGAGCTGCAGCAGATCCTCGACCGCGCCAACCGCATCGTGCGCCAGCTGGCCGAGTCCGAGAAGTTCGACGCCATCTTCCAGGAGGCGGTCTACATCAACCCGCGCCTGGACATCACCGACAAGGTGATCAAGGCGCTCAACGGCGGCAAGTGA
- the lpxA gene encoding acyl-ACP--UDP-N-acetylglucosamine O-acyltransferase → MASHGAAIHPTALVDPKAELHASVQVGPYAVIGPHVRIGAGTTIGAHGVIDGHTTIGTDNRIFPFTSIGAPPQDKKYADEPTRLEIGAGNTIREFVTINTGTVQDAGVTRVGDDNWIMAYVHIAHDCQVGDHTILANSVQLAGHVHLGDWVFLGGLSGVHQFVRVGAHAMTAFQTRLAQDLPPFVTAGGNPAEAQGINTEGLRRRGYAPERIAIAKQMHRLLYRRGLTLEAARQQIDALRGEVADADADIALMQAFLSTASRGIVR, encoded by the coding sequence ATGGCGAGCCACGGCGCGGCGATCCACCCGACCGCCCTGGTCGACCCCAAGGCCGAGCTTCATGCCTCGGTCCAGGTCGGCCCCTACGCGGTGATCGGCCCGCACGTGCGCATCGGCGCCGGCACCACGATCGGCGCGCACGGCGTGATCGACGGGCACACCACCATCGGCACCGACAACCGCATCTTCCCGTTCACCAGCATCGGCGCGCCGCCGCAGGACAAGAAGTACGCCGACGAGCCCACGCGGCTGGAGATCGGCGCCGGCAACACCATCCGCGAGTTCGTCACCATCAACACCGGCACCGTGCAGGACGCCGGCGTCACGCGCGTGGGCGACGACAACTGGATCATGGCCTACGTGCACATCGCGCACGACTGCCAGGTGGGCGACCACACCATCCTGGCCAACTCGGTGCAGCTGGCCGGCCACGTGCACCTGGGCGACTGGGTGTTTCTGGGCGGCCTGTCGGGCGTGCACCAGTTCGTGCGCGTCGGCGCGCACGCCATGACGGCCTTTCAGACCCGCCTGGCGCAAGACCTGCCGCCCTTCGTCACGGCGGGCGGCAACCCGGCCGAGGCGCAGGGCATCAACACCGAAGGCCTGCGCCGGCGCGGCTACGCGCCCGAGCGCATCGCCATCGCCAAGCAGATGCACCGCCTGCTGTATCGGCGTGGCCTGACGCTGGAGGCCGCGCGCCAGCAGATCGACGCGCTGCGCGGCGAAGTGGCCGACGCCGACGCGGACATCGCGCTGATGCAAGCCTTTTTGAGCACGGCGTCGCGCGGCATCGTTCGTTGA
- a CDS encoding RNA methyltransferase, producing MTNPVPFIHSRDNPLVKDLKRLAQDNGAWRKQGRVWAEGDHLCRAALTRGWRPALAVFSESYWPVAPVDLAQAAIKTIVIDDALMAHVSGLPSPAPVAFVLDLPPAPAVQPGAATVVLDRVQDAGNVGSILRSAAAFGFAQVLALQGTAGLWSPKVLRAGMGAHFGLRLLDGVGLDAVAQLQVPLLVTSSHQGASLLGAARPWPCAWVFGHEGQGVAPALAARAAHAVRIEQPGGEESLNVAAAAAICLHASAAGAGR from the coding sequence GTGACGAACCCCGTGCCGTTCATTCATTCGCGCGACAACCCGCTCGTCAAGGACCTGAAGCGCCTGGCCCAGGACAACGGCGCCTGGCGCAAGCAGGGCCGTGTGTGGGCCGAGGGCGATCACCTGTGCCGCGCGGCGCTCACCCGGGGCTGGCGGCCGGCGCTGGCGGTGTTTTCCGAGTCTTATTGGCCTGTGGCCCCAGTCGATCTTGCGCAAGCAGCTATCAAAACAATAGTTATCGACGATGCCCTGATGGCCCACGTCAGCGGCCTGCCGTCGCCCGCGCCGGTGGCCTTCGTGCTCGACCTGCCGCCCGCGCCCGCCGTGCAGCCCGGCGCGGCCACCGTGGTGCTCGACCGCGTGCAGGACGCCGGCAACGTCGGCTCCATTCTGCGCAGCGCCGCGGCCTTCGGCTTTGCGCAGGTGCTGGCCCTGCAGGGCACGGCCGGCCTGTGGTCGCCCAAGGTGCTGCGCGCCGGCATGGGCGCGCACTTCGGCCTGCGGCTGCTGGACGGGGTGGGGCTGGACGCGGTGGCGCAGCTGCAGGTGCCGCTGCTCGTCACCAGCTCGCACCAGGGCGCCAGCCTGCTGGGCGCGGCGCGTCCCTGGCCCTGCGCCTGGGTGTTCGGCCACGAAGGGCAGGGCGTGGCCCCGGCGCTGGCGGCGCGCGCCGCGCACGCGGTGCGCATCGAGCAGCCGGGCGGGGAGGAGTCGCTGAACGTGGCGGCGGCGGCAGCCATTTGCCTGCATGCCAGTGCGGCCGGAGCGGGGAGGTGA
- the lpxB gene encoding lipid-A-disaccharide synthase — MEHQPRLALVAGESSGDLLGGHLLAALRARWPGLSAVGIGGAQMAAQGFDAWWPMEKLAVRGYLEVLPRLPELLRLRRQLGDRLLVEQPELFIGIDAPDFNFGLEARLRAGGIKTLHFVSPSFWAWRPEKLVKLKAAADHVLCLFPFEPALLAAHGIAATYVGHPLASVIPMQPDRAAARQALGLSAGGPVVALLPGSRAAEIEHLAPRFFQAAARIKQAQYATQFIVPAVPHLLARVQALAQASGLGDAVKVLPGQSHAALAACDVTLIASGTATLEAALFKRPMVIAYAMPRLSYALMRRKRQLPWVGLPNVLCAPPDWLQRPADMSARQAADRPGAPFVVPELLQDAATPAALARAVLDWLAAPEKMAALQARFGALHEQLRRDTARLATDAIQTLLAR; from the coding sequence ATGGAACACCAACCGCGCCTGGCGCTGGTGGCGGGCGAAAGCTCGGGCGACCTGCTGGGTGGCCATCTGCTGGCGGCGCTGCGCGCGCGCTGGCCCGGCTTGAGCGCGGTCGGCATCGGCGGCGCCCAGATGGCGGCCCAGGGCTTCGATGCCTGGTGGCCGATGGAGAAGCTGGCCGTGCGCGGCTACCTGGAGGTGCTGCCGCGCCTGCCCGAGTTGCTGCGCCTGCGCCGGCAACTGGGCGATCGGCTGCTGGTCGAGCAGCCCGAGCTGTTCATCGGCATCGACGCGCCCGACTTCAACTTCGGCCTGGAGGCGCGCCTGAGGGCCGGCGGCATCAAGACGCTGCACTTCGTCAGCCCCTCGTTCTGGGCCTGGCGGCCCGAAAAGCTCGTCAAGCTGAAGGCCGCCGCCGACCATGTGCTGTGCCTGTTTCCGTTCGAACCCGCCCTGCTGGCCGCGCACGGCATCGCCGCGACCTACGTGGGCCATCCGCTGGCCAGCGTCATCCCCATGCAGCCCGACCGCGCGGCGGCGCGCCAGGCGCTGGGCCTGTCCGCCGGCGGTCCCGTGGTGGCGCTGCTGCCGGGTAGCCGCGCGGCCGAGATCGAACACCTGGCGCCTCGCTTCTTTCAGGCTGCAGCCCGCATTAAACAAGCGCAATATGCTACTCAATTCATAGTACCCGCGGTACCGCACCTGCTGGCGCGCGTGCAGGCGCTGGCGCAGGCCAGCGGGCTGGGCGATGCCGTGAAGGTGCTGCCCGGCCAGTCGCACGCCGCGCTGGCCGCCTGCGACGTCACGCTGATCGCCAGCGGCACCGCCACGCTGGAGGCGGCGCTGTTCAAGCGCCCCATGGTCATCGCCTACGCCATGCCGCGCCTGAGTTACGCGCTGATGCGCCGCAAGCGCCAGCTGCCCTGGGTGGGCCTGCCCAATGTGCTGTGCGCGCCGCCCGATTGGCTGCAGCGGCCGGCGGACATGAGCGCGCGGCAGGCCGCCGACCGCCCCGGCGCGCCCTTCGTGGTGCCCGAGCTGCTGCAGGATGCCGCCACGCCTGCCGCGCTGGCGCGCGCCGTGCTGGACTGGCTGGCCGCGCCTGAGAAAATGGCGGCCCTGCAGGCGCGCTTTGGCGCGCTGCATGAGCAGTTGCGGCGCGACACCGCGCGTCTGGCCACCGATGCGATCCAAACGCTTCTTGCACGCTGA
- a CDS encoding type II toxin-antitoxin system RelE/ParE family toxin — MKAIHTTENFDGWFAGLRDKQVARRIQARIDRAEDGNFGDCEPVGEGISEMRIHYGPGYRVYFTQRGMEIVILLAGGDKSTQSKDIKTALELARQL; from the coding sequence GTGAAAGCCATTCACACCACCGAGAACTTCGATGGCTGGTTTGCTGGCCTGCGCGACAAGCAGGTGGCGCGTCGGATCCAAGCCCGGATCGACCGGGCCGAGGATGGCAACTTTGGCGATTGCGAGCCGGTGGGCGAGGGTATTTCGGAGATGCGGATTCACTACGGGCCGGGCTACCGCGTGTATTTCACGCAGCGCGGGATGGAGATCGTGATCCTGCTCGCTGGTGGCGACAAATCCACCCAGAGCAAGGACATTAAGACCGCGCTGGAGCTGGCGCGGCAACTGTAG
- the bamA gene encoding outer membrane protein assembly factor BamA, whose amino-acid sequence MKRSAHRLHLRATAVLVSLAFAAQLAWAVTPFTVRDIRIEGLQRVEPGTVFASLPVRIGDTYNDDRGAAAIRALFALGLFSDVRLETSGDVLVVVVQERPTIAAVDFAGNKEFSNEVLQGVLRDAGVTSGRAYDRALADRAEQEIKRQYINRSLYGAEVQTTVTPTERNQVRLTFNIVEGRPARIKDISIVGNHAFDEGTLKDLFNLDTGGWLAWYTKSDQYSRSKLNADLEALRSYYLNRGYLDFKIDSTQVAISPDKQSISITVNVTEGQRFVVSGVSIDGNLLGRDDEFKSLISIKPGEAYNAEQVAATTKAITDQLGNYGYAFAKVEAVPDVDRANNRVAIELRVDPERRAYVRRINIAGNNRTRDEVIRREFRQYESSWYDAEKIKLSRDRVDRLGYFTELSITTAEVPGAPDEVDLNVEVKEKPTGNISLGAGYSSAEKLSFTFGLSQDNVFGSGNRLDLQLNTGKFNRTLVVSATDPYFTSNGVSRTVEVYYKTQKPYQDQGGNYTLVTMGAGLKFGVPVSELDTVYLGMNLERTRIKPGTNIPASYLDYANRFGYSSTAFPFTLGWSRDSRDSALAPNSGRYQRLMGELGLFGDARYAKADYQYQQYVPLSKAYTLAFNGEAGWGKGLGGRPFPVFKNFYSGGLGSVRGYDQGTLGPRDVTGAFIGGTRKFTLNTELMTPFPGAGNDRTLRLFAFVDAGALYGDGEKISASALRYSTGIGLSWISPLGPLRFAWAVPLRKRPGDRIQRLQFQIGTSF is encoded by the coding sequence ATGAAACGTTCAGCTCATCGCCTGCACCTGCGTGCCACGGCCGTCCTGGTTTCCCTGGCCTTCGCCGCGCAGCTGGCCTGGGCCGTGACGCCCTTCACCGTGCGCGACATCCGCATCGAGGGCCTGCAGCGCGTCGAGCCGGGCACGGTGTTCGCCTCGCTGCCGGTGCGCATCGGCGACACCTACAACGACGACCGGGGCGCGGCGGCCATCCGCGCGCTGTTCGCGCTGGGCCTGTTCTCCGACGTGCGGCTGGAGACCAGCGGCGACGTGCTGGTGGTGGTGGTGCAGGAGCGCCCGACCATCGCCGCGGTCGACTTCGCCGGCAACAAGGAGTTCAGCAACGAGGTGCTGCAGGGCGTGCTGCGCGACGCCGGCGTGACCTCCGGGCGCGCCTACGACCGCGCGCTGGCCGACCGCGCCGAGCAGGAAATCAAGCGCCAGTACATCAACCGCAGCCTGTACGGCGCCGAGGTGCAGACCACCGTCACGCCCACCGAGCGCAACCAGGTGCGCCTGACCTTCAACATCGTCGAGGGGCGGCCCGCGCGCATCAAGGACATCAGCATCGTCGGCAACCACGCCTTCGACGAGGGCACGCTCAAGGACCTGTTCAACCTGGACACCGGCGGCTGGCTGGCCTGGTACACCAAGAGCGACCAGTACTCGCGCAGCAAGCTCAACGCCGACCTGGAAGCGCTGCGCTCGTACTACCTCAACCGCGGCTACCTCGACTTCAAGATCGACTCCACCCAGGTCGCCATCTCGCCCGACAAGCAGTCGATCTCGATCACCGTCAACGTCACCGAGGGCCAGCGCTTCGTGGTCTCGGGCGTGTCGATCGACGGCAACCTGCTGGGGCGCGACGACGAGTTCAAGTCGCTCATCAGCATCAAGCCGGGCGAGGCCTACAACGCCGAGCAGGTGGCCGCCACCACCAAGGCCATCACCGACCAGTTGGGCAACTACGGCTACGCCTTCGCCAAGGTGGAGGCGGTGCCCGACGTCGACCGCGCCAACAACCGCGTGGCCATCGAGCTGCGCGTGGACCCCGAGCGCCGCGCCTACGTGCGCCGCATCAACATCGCGGGCAACAACCGCACGCGCGACGAGGTCATCCGCCGCGAGTTCCGCCAGTACGAGTCGAGCTGGTACGACGCCGAGAAGATCAAGCTCTCGCGCGACCGCGTCGACCGCCTGGGCTACTTCACCGAGCTGTCCATCACCACCGCCGAGGTGCCGGGCGCGCCCGACGAGGTGGACCTGAACGTCGAGGTCAAGGAAAAGCCCACCGGCAACATCTCGCTGGGCGCCGGCTACTCGTCGGCCGAGAAGCTCTCGTTCACCTTCGGCCTGTCGCAGGACAACGTGTTCGGCTCGGGCAACCGGCTCGATTTGCAGCTGAACACCGGCAAGTTCAACCGCACCCTGGTGGTCAGCGCGACCGACCCGTACTTCACCAGCAACGGCGTCTCGCGCACCGTCGAGGTCTACTACAAGACGCAGAAGCCCTACCAGGACCAGGGCGGCAACTACACCCTGGTCACCATGGGCGCGGGCCTGAAGTTCGGCGTGCCCGTGTCCGAGCTCGACACGGTGTACCTGGGCATGAACCTGGAGCGCACGCGCATCAAGCCCGGCACCAACATCCCGGCCTCCTACCTGGACTACGCCAACCGCTTCGGCTACAGCAGCACGGCCTTTCCGTTCACCCTGGGCTGGTCGCGCGACTCGCGCGACAGCGCGCTGGCGCCCAACTCGGGCCGCTACCAGCGCCTGATGGGCGAGCTGGGCCTGTTCGGCGATGCGCGCTACGCCAAGGCCGACTACCAGTACCAGCAGTACGTCCCGCTGTCCAAGGCCTACACGCTGGCCTTCAACGGCGAGGCCGGCTGGGGCAAGGGCCTGGGCGGGCGGCCGTTCCCGGTGTTCAAGAACTTCTACTCCGGCGGCCTGGGCTCGGTGCGCGGCTACGACCAGGGCACGCTGGGCCCGCGCGACGTCACCGGCGCCTTCATCGGCGGCACGCGCAAGTTCACGCTCAACACCGAGCTGATGACCCCCTTCCCCGGCGCCGGCAACGACCGCACGCTGCGCCTGTTCGCCTTCGTCGATGCCGGCGCGCTGTACGGCGACGGCGAGAAGATCAGCGCCAGTGCGCTGCGCTACTCCACCGGCATCGGCCTGTCCTGGATCTCGCCGCTGGGGCCACTGCGCTTTGCCTGGGCCGTGCCCCTGCGCAAGCGCCCCGGCGATAGAATCCAGCGCCTTCAGTTTCAGATCGGAACCTCCTTTTGA